The window CAACAAGCTCAGCCTACTTATGTAGAGCCACAATCTCAGCCTCTACAACAGTCTGTACAAGAACAACCTATGCAGCAGCAAGTCGCACCGCAACCACAATCGGTAGCGCCGGTGCCTTCTGCTACGTTTGAACCTGCACCTCAAGCAGTCGAGGTAGAAGAGGTTCAAGACGGCGATCAAGATGTCGCAGCATTCCAAAACTTGGTATCGAACGCTCAAGCGAAAGTGGCTGCTCAGCAGAACCCATTCTTAGTGCAGCAAGAACAAAACTTGCCAGTACCAGCAGAACCACTACCAACGCTAGAATTGCTTTACCACCCGGAGAAGCGCGATAACTTTATCGATCGTGATGCTCTGGAAGAGGTGGCGCGTTTGGTTGAAACCAAGCTTGCGGATTACAAGATCAAAGCGGACGTTGTCGGTATTTATCCTGGCCCTGTTATCACTCGATTCGAGCTTGATTTGGCGCCGGGCGTGAAAGTAAGCCGCATTTCCGGCCTGTCTATGGACTTGGCTCGTGCGCTGTCTGCAATGGCGGTACGTGTAGTAGAAGTGATTCCGGGCAAACCTTATATCGGTCTAGAGTTGCCTAACATGAGCCGTCAGACGGTATTCTTGTCTGATGTAATCAGTAGCCCTCAGTTTGAACAAGCAACGTCACCAACAACGGTCGTTCTTGGTCAAGATATCGCCGGTGAAGCGGTGATTGCAGATATCGCGAAAATGCCTCACGTACTGGTAGCGGGTACAACGGGTTCTGGTAAGTCAGTAGGTGTAAACGTGATGATCTTGAGTATGCTTTACAAAGCATCGCCAGAAGATCTGCGTTTCATCATGATCGACCCGAAAATGTTGGAGCTTTCAATCTACGAAGGTATTCCTCATCTACTTTCTGAAGTAGTAACGGACATGAAGGACGCGTCTAACGCACTACGTTGGTGTGTGGGCGAGATGGAACGTCGTTATAAACTGATGTCGGCATTGGGCGTACGTAACGTGAAAGGCTTCAACGAGAAGCTTAAGATGGCCGCAGACGCAGGTCACCCAATTCACGACCCATTCTGGCAAGAAGGCGACAGCATGGACACTGAGCCGCCGTTGCTTGAGAAACTGCCTTACATTGTTGTGGTTGTCGATGAATTTGCCGACCTAATGATGGTGGTTGGTAAGAAGGTTGAAGAACTGATTGCACGCTTGGCGCAAAAAGCGCGTGCGGCAGGTATTCACTTGATCCTTGCGACGCAGCGTCCATCGGTTGACGTTATTACCGGTCTGATTAAGGCGAACATCCCAACGCGTGTGGCGTTTACTGTATCTACGAAGACGGACTCACGTACTATCCTTGACCAAGGCGGTGCAGAATCGCTATTGGGTATGGGTGATATGCTTTACTTACCACCAGGATCAAGCCATACGACCCGTGTTCACGGTGCGTTTGCGTCGGATGATGATGTTCACGCGGTTGTAAACAACTGGAAAGCTCGTGGTAAACCAAACTACATTGATGAGATCATCAGTGGTGACCAAGGTCCAGAAAGTCTGCTTCCGGGTGAGCAGATGGAATCGGATGAAGAAGTGGATCCATTGTTCGATCAAGTCGTAGAGCACGTAGTGCAATCGCGTCGTGGTTCGGTTTCTGGTGTACAACGTCGATTCAAGATCGGTTACAACCGAGCGGCTCGAATTGTTGAGCAGCTTGAAGCGCAAGGCATCGTAAGTGCTCCGGGCCATAATGGTAACCGTGAAGTACTGGCTCCTGCGCCACCAAAAGATTAATGAACTTGTGTTACTCACCTCAGTCCAACTGAGGTGAGTGGTTCTAACAATAGGTATCTGAATGAAAAAACTATTTTCAGCGAAATTTTTCTCTGCGCTTGTTTTAAGCT is drawn from Vibrio campbellii CAIM 519 = NBRC 15631 = ATCC 25920 and contains these coding sequences:
- a CDS encoding DNA translocase FtsK 4TM domain-containing protein, producing MFKENAKKVETIIKTSEEPQSSRLNGFQRLKECCFIVGVLSSVLLAVALFTFSPADPSWSQTAWGGEINNAGGLFGAWLADTLFFTFGSLAYPLPFLLTAGAWVICRKRSADDPIDLMLWGTRLLGLVILVLTSCGLADINFDDIWYFSSGGVVGDVLSSLSLPTLNVLGTTLVLLFLWGAGFTLFTGISWLKIVEWLGDRALGAVAAVTNKARGTEQETLEPQLDEFAEDRVMSKRGKEELEDEPLPHLTAYEVEEPKEEAPAHEYPIYMPQSAVEQSNVDKSKQQPAAQPIVQPTQQAAAVNVAPIQAPVQSQVQEQAQTVEPVRTVNTDNVDPTVERTKQLNVTIEELEAAAQQADDWADEAPQVQEAQEPAVAPIAAQPEATQPVSQEVVPQPAVAQQEVGQQTAHQPAAPQEPFVQSESSVVESHDNEPSYDEYAQFEAEQAQQAQVAQEQAPVQAPMEHAEQPQNEEPVINAAALDNIVEQTEPSQHIEPTISNFDVVDEEDDYQAQQPVQQAQPTYVEPQSQPLQQSVQEQPMQQQVAPQPQSVAPVPSATFEPAPQAVEVEEVQDGDQDVAAFQNLVSNAQAKVAAQQNPFLVQQEQNLPVPAEPLPTLELLYHPEKRDNFIDRDALEEVARLVETKLADYKIKADVVGIYPGPVITRFELDLAPGVKVSRISGLSMDLARALSAMAVRVVEVIPGKPYIGLELPNMSRQTVFLSDVISSPQFEQATSPTTVVLGQDIAGEAVIADIAKMPHVLVAGTTGSGKSVGVNVMILSMLYKASPEDLRFIMIDPKMLELSIYEGIPHLLSEVVTDMKDASNALRWCVGEMERRYKLMSALGVRNVKGFNEKLKMAADAGHPIHDPFWQEGDSMDTEPPLLEKLPYIVVVVDEFADLMMVVGKKVEELIARLAQKARAAGIHLILATQRPSVDVITGLIKANIPTRVAFTVSTKTDSRTILDQGGAESLLGMGDMLYLPPGSSHTTRVHGAFASDDDVHAVVNNWKARGKPNYIDEIISGDQGPESLLPGEQMESDEEVDPLFDQVVEHVVQSRRGSVSGVQRRFKIGYNRAARIVEQLEAQGIVSAPGHNGNREVLAPAPPKD